One Phaseolus vulgaris cultivar G19833 chromosome 11, P. vulgaris v2.0, whole genome shotgun sequence genomic window carries:
- the LOC137827573 gene encoding protein trichome birefringence-like 39: MGLSLVHALFLTLFLLCHQTKAEESGATRMLAAECNLFRGKWVYDASYPLYDPSSCPFIDPQFNCQKHGRSDKLYQNYRWTPFSCPLPRFNGLEFLERYRGKKIMFVGDSLSLNQFNSLACMVHAWVPKSRSTFSQRDALSKVAFEDYGLEIYLYRTAYLVDLDREKVGRVLKLDSIKNGDSWMGMDVLIFNTWHWWTHTGSAQPWDYVEVNNRLFKDMNRFVAYYKGLTTWAKWIERNINPAQTKVFFLGISPVHYQGREWNEPAKSCMSEKQPFFGLKYPAGTPMAWVVVKKVLNRIRKPVYFLDVTTLSQYRKDAHPEGYSGVMAVDCSHWCLPGLPDTWNELLSAVLSG, encoded by the exons ATGGGTCTGTCATTAGTACATGCTCTGTTCTTAACTCTGTTTTTGCTCTGCCACCAAACAAAAGCAGAGGAGTCTGGTGCAACCAGGATGCTCGCAGCAGAATGCAACTTGTTTCGAGGGAAATGGGTCTACGATGCTTCATACCCTCTCTATGACCCTTCTTCTTGTCCCTTCATAGATCCACAGTTCAATTGCCAAAAGCATGGTCGCTCTGATAAACTTTACCAAAACTATAGGTGGACGCCATTTTCTTGTCCCTTGCCAAG GTTCAATGGATTGGAGTTTTTGGAGAGATATAGAGGGAAGAAGATTATGTTTGTTGGTGACTCCTTGAGCTTGAACCAGTTCAATTCATTGGCATGTATGGTTCATGCTTGGGTGCCAAAATCTAGGAGCACTTTCAGTCAAAGGGATGCTCTTTCCAAAGTGGCATTTGAG GACTATGGGCTTGAGATATACTTGTACAGAACAGCATATTTGGTGGATCTTGACCGTGAGAAAGTTGGACGAGTTTTGAAGCTCGACTCTATCAAGAACGGTGACTCGTGGATGGGGATGGACGTGCTGATCTTCAACACGTGGCACTGGTGGACCCACACCGGAAGTGCACAACC GTGGGACTATGTTGAGGTGAATAATAGGTTGTTCAAAGACATGAACCGTTTTGTTGCATACTATAAAGGGCTAACAACTTGGGCTAAGTGGATTGAAAGAAACATCAATCCAGCACAaaccaaggtcttcttcttggGAATTTCTCCAGTGCATTACCA GGGGAGAGAATGGAATGAACCAGCAAAGTCATGTATGAGTGAGAAACAACCATTCTTCGGACTGAAGTACCCTGCAGGAACACCAATGGCTTGGgtggtggtgaagaaggtgttgAACAGAATAAGAAAGCCAGTGTATTTCTTGGATGTGACCACACTCTCACAGTACAGAAAAGATGCACACCCTGAAGGGTATAGTGGAGTTATGGCAGTAGATTGCAGCCACTGGTGTCTTCCAGGGCTTCCTGACACTTGGAATGAGCTTCTGAGTGCAGTTCTTTCTGGTTGA